The Deltaproteobacteria bacterium genomic interval GAACCTTGGCAAGGTGATATTCCCGGAGGTCATGACCGTTGTCGAGACACTTCAGGACCCGGGCCGCTTAGCCGACCTCGTGGCCGCAAACCTCGGGTTAAAGGTCGACGAAGGCCAGCAGGTGCTCGAGACCATAGACCCGATAAAAAGACTCGACAGGGTAAACGAGCTTCTTACCAAGGAATACCACGTAGCTCAGATGCAGGCCAAGATACAGACCCAGGCCAAAGAAGAGATGGACAAGACGCAGCGCGAGTACTACCTAAGAGAACAGCTAAAGCAGATAAAGAGCGAGCTTGGCGAAATGGAAGAGGCTTCAAGCGAAACCGCCGGCTTTAAGGAAAAAATCAAGGCCGCATCCATGCCCCCGGAGGTCGAAAAAGAGGCCCTGAAGCACGCCGACAGGCTTGACTCCATGCACCCGGACGCGGCAGAGGCCACCATAACGAAGACATACCTCGAATGGCTCGTTGACCTGCCGTGGAACAAATCCACAAAGGAATCTATCGACATAGACGAGGCAAAGAAAGTGCTCGACTCCGACCACTACGACCTTGAGAAGGTCAAGGAGAGGATACTTGAGTACCTTGCCGTAAGAAAGCTAAGAAAAAAGACCAAGGGCCCGATACTCTGTTTCCTCGGGCCGCCTGGAGTTGGAAAGACCTCGCTTGGAAAATCGATTGCCCGGGCAATGGGCAGAAAGTTCGTTCGCATCTCTCTTGGAGGCGTAAGGGACGAGGCAGAAATACGCGGCCACAGACGCACTTACGTGGGCTCGCTCCCGGGGCGAATCATACAGGGCATGAAACAGGCCGGGACAAATAACCCGGTCTTTATGCTCGACGAAATCGACAAGCTCGGCATGGACTTTCGTGGCGACCCATCGAGCGCGCTCCTCGAGGTGCTAGACCCAGAGCAAAACGACTCGTTTAGCGACCATTACTTGAACGTGCCCTTCGACCTCTCGAAGGTCATGTTCATAACGACCGCTAACATGGCAGACCCCATCCCCGGCCCTCTTAAGGACAGGATGGAAATCATCGACATCGCCGGCTACACCGAGGAAGACAAGCTCGCGATAGCAAAGCGCTACATCGTGCCGCGCCAGATTACCGAGCACGGCATAACCGAGAAACAGATAGATATCCCGGACGCTGCGCTAAAGCTCATCATCAGCGACTACACGAGAGAGGCCGGCCTCCGTAACCTTGAGCGCGAGGTCGCATCCGTGTGCAGAAAGGTAGCGAAGAAAGTAGCCTCGGGCAAAAAGGAAAAAACCACTATCTCAGAGGAAAACCTGCACGAGTACCTCGGGGCCCCTCGCCACTTGCACGAAGAAGGGCAGGAAAAAGACGAGGTCGGGGTTTCCACGGGGCTTGCATGGACCCCTGTTGGAGGAGAAATACTGCACATCGAGGCAACTATCCTCAAGGGCCGGGGCCAGCTCCTGCTTACCGGGCAGCTTGGCGACGTGATGAAGGAGAGCGCGCACGCAGCGCTTAGCTACGCAAGGTCCAGGGCCGTAACGCTTGGCCTTTCAGACGACTTCTACAAGAACATAGACATACACATACACGTCCCTGCCGGGGCGATCCCCAAAGACGGCCCGTCGGCAGGCATAACCATAGCCTCTGCCCTCATCTCTGCGCTTACGCACACGCCGGTCAAAA includes:
- the lon gene encoding endopeptidase La, with the translated sequence MAAEKADEQVIIPEILPLLPVRDVVIFPFMILPLFVGRDRSISAVDTALAKDRLIFLVTQKDVSKEDPDPEDLYTLGTVGMIMRMLKLPDGRVKILVQGLSRAKAKTFIQTQPSYSVAIEKIKEPTLEVQPIETEALMRNVRELVDKLANLGKVIFPEVMTVVETLQDPGRLADLVAANLGLKVDEGQQVLETIDPIKRLDRVNELLTKEYHVAQMQAKIQTQAKEEMDKTQREYYLREQLKQIKSELGEMEEASSETAGFKEKIKAASMPPEVEKEALKHADRLDSMHPDAAEATITKTYLEWLVDLPWNKSTKESIDIDEAKKVLDSDHYDLEKVKERILEYLAVRKLRKKTKGPILCFLGPPGVGKTSLGKSIARAMGRKFVRISLGGVRDEAEIRGHRRTYVGSLPGRIIQGMKQAGTNNPVFMLDEIDKLGMDFRGDPSSALLEVLDPEQNDSFSDHYLNVPFDLSKVMFITTANMADPIPGPLKDRMEIIDIAGYTEEDKLAIAKRYIVPRQITEHGITEKQIDIPDAALKLIISDYTREAGLRNLEREVASVCRKVAKKVASGKKEKTTISEENLHEYLGAPRHLHEEGQEKDEVGVSTGLAWTPVGGEILHIEATILKGRGQLLLTGQLGDVMKESAHAALSYARSRAVTLGLSDDFYKNIDIHIHVPAGAIPKDGPSAGITIASALISALTHTPVKKDVAMTGEITLRGRVMPIGGVKEKCLAALGAKMKTVLLPEQNKKDFDEIPKVVKDKMKIIFVKHMDEVLKHVLKSTPGAKEGKKTTQGGKKRPHARP